From a single Gimesia fumaroli genomic region:
- the rph gene encoding ribonuclease PH: MRHDSRQNDQLRPIKVERGYTKATPGSILISAGDTVVLCTASLDDSVPPWKKHDENPSGWVTAEYNMLPGSTSPRKRRKPDGRSSEIQRLIGRSLRAVVDFAALGPRTITVDCDVLQADGGTRTLSITGGFMALLDTVLAIPETCQLAEGEIFDPKKVFSDSVAAVSVGVVSGEPVLDLDYIEDSTAGVDMNVVMTGSSEFVEVQGTAEGQTFNRGMLDAQLELATLGIQQLTAIQRECIGADWPL, from the coding sequence ATGCGTCACGATTCCCGCCAGAACGATCAACTTCGCCCCATCAAAGTCGAACGGGGATACACCAAAGCCACCCCGGGCAGCATCCTGATTTCCGCCGGCGATACGGTGGTGCTGTGTACGGCCAGTCTGGATGACAGCGTGCCCCCCTGGAAGAAACACGATGAAAACCCGAGCGGCTGGGTGACGGCAGAATACAACATGCTACCCGGCAGTACGTCTCCCCGAAAACGAAGAAAGCCAGACGGACGTTCGAGTGAGATTCAACGACTGATCGGCCGCAGTTTACGGGCGGTGGTTGATTTCGCAGCTCTGGGACCACGCACGATTACCGTGGACTGCGATGTGCTGCAAGCCGACGGAGGCACGCGGACGCTGAGTATCACCGGCGGCTTTATGGCGCTGCTGGATACGGTGCTGGCGATTCCCGAAACGTGCCAACTGGCCGAAGGAGAAATCTTCGATCCGAAAAAGGTATTTTCTGACAGTGTGGCTGCGGTGAGTGTGGGTGTTGTGAGTGGTGAGCCGGTGCTCGACCTGGATTACATTGAAGACAGCACCGCCGGCGTGGATATGAACGTGGTAATGACGGGCAGCAGCGAATTCGTCGAAGTCCAGGGAACCGCAGAAGGCCAGACCTTTAACCGAGGCATGCTGGACGCCCAACTGGAACTGGCAACATTGGGAATACAACAACTGACGGCGATTCAACGCGAGTGCATCGGAGCCGACTGGCCTTTGTGA
- a CDS encoding toll/interleukin-1 receptor domain-containing protein — protein sequence MANSEYVEVFNSGAVAIDRWRTENTDVKPDLSGADLRGADLTETNLVGADLSGANLVGADLSGADLVGANLVGANLEQADLCFADLSGTDLSWANLHRANLRQAIFNGAHSRNTLWVEVDLSRAVELETVIHWGPSSLGVNTILNSKGKIPVEFLRGCGLPDDLIARFPDTFSDTTSECSSCFICFSPEDKAFALKLYETLQARGIRCWLDEKQSLAGASTPTDRGLKIWDKVLLCASKHSLTSDWVNQEIEIALENEDRQYKRDTDVIRSLLPLNLDQHLFDHWEHQNKQALCDRVAADFKGWETDQTTFDSQVERVITALQTDHFGGAPV from the coding sequence GTGGCGAATTCTGAGTATGTGGAAGTGTTTAACTCCGGCGCTGTGGCCATTGATCGCTGGCGGACTGAGAATACCGATGTCAAACCGGACCTGAGTGGCGCGGATCTCAGAGGAGCCGACCTGACCGAGACGAATCTGGTGGGCGCGGATTTGAGTGGTGCCAATTTAGTCGGTGCTGACTTGAGCGGCGCGGATCTCGTGGGTGCGAATCTGGTCGGTGCGAATCTGGAGCAGGCGGACCTCTGCTTTGCCGATTTGAGTGGCACCGATTTGAGCTGGGCCAATCTGCATCGGGCGAATTTAAGACAGGCCATCTTTAACGGTGCCCACTCGCGAAATACGCTCTGGGTCGAAGTCGATTTATCCCGTGCCGTGGAACTGGAGACGGTCATTCATTGGGGGCCGAGTTCTCTGGGCGTCAATACGATCCTGAATTCCAAAGGGAAGATCCCAGTTGAATTTCTGCGTGGCTGTGGGCTTCCGGACGACCTGATTGCCCGTTTTCCCGACACGTTTTCAGATACGACATCGGAATGCTCTTCCTGCTTTATCTGTTTCAGCCCGGAAGACAAAGCATTCGCACTGAAATTATATGAAACATTGCAAGCGCGGGGAATTCGCTGCTGGCTGGATGAGAAGCAGTCGCTTGCCGGAGCGAGCACTCCCACTGATCGGGGACTCAAAATCTGGGATAAGGTGCTGCTGTGTGCGTCGAAACATTCTCTGACCAGCGACTGGGTGAATCAGGAAATTGAAATCGCACTTGAGAATGAAGATCGGCAATATAAACGCGATACCGACGTCATCCGTTCTCTGCTCCCCCTGAACCTGGATCAGCATCTGTTCGATCACTGGGAGCATCAAAATAAACAGGCACTCTGCGATCGCGTGGCCGCGGATTTCAAAGGCTGGGAAACGGATCAGACGACCTTTGATTCCCAGGTGGAACGCGTCATCACCGCGTTACAGACGGATCATTTTGGCGGGGCACCGGTTTAG
- a CDS encoding sugar phosphate isomerase/epimerase family protein, with protein MARPVTLFTGQWADLPLEEMCKKAQDFGYDGLELACWGDHFEVDKALSDDTYCNRKRELLEKYDLQLFSISNHLVGQAVLDIIDERHKAILPEYVWGDGDPAGVNERAMEEMKNTARAAQKLGVSVVNGFTGSSIWHLLYDFPPTPREMYDAGYQLLADRWNPILDVFQECGIKFALEVHPTEIAFDIYSAEASLKALDHREEFGFNFDPSHLIWQGVDPVEFIRYFPDRIYHAHMKDASVTLNGRTGILTSHLPFGDQRRGWDFRSVGRGGVRFEEIIRALNDIGYGGPLSIEWEDMGMNRDQGAREACQFTKNVDFAPSDIAFDGAFGD; from the coding sequence ATGGCACGCCCTGTAACATTATTCACCGGACAATGGGCCGACCTCCCGTTGGAAGAGATGTGTAAGAAAGCCCAGGACTTCGGCTATGACGGCTTGGAACTTGCCTGCTGGGGAGACCATTTCGAAGTCGACAAAGCGCTCTCCGACGACACCTATTGTAACCGCAAACGGGAACTGCTCGAAAAATATGACCTGCAACTCTTTTCGATCTCCAATCACCTCGTCGGTCAGGCCGTGCTCGATATCATCGACGAACGCCACAAAGCCATCCTGCCCGAATACGTCTGGGGGGACGGCGATCCCGCCGGCGTCAACGAACGGGCGATGGAAGAAATGAAGAACACGGCCCGCGCCGCACAGAAGCTCGGCGTCAGTGTCGTTAACGGCTTCACCGGTTCCAGCATCTGGCACTTGCTTTACGACTTCCCACCCACGCCGCGGGAAATGTACGACGCCGGCTACCAGTTGCTCGCCGACCGCTGGAATCCGATTCTCGACGTCTTCCAGGAATGCGGCATCAAGTTTGCCCTTGAAGTCCATCCCACGGAAATCGCGTTCGACATCTATTCCGCAGAAGCCTCACTGAAGGCCCTCGACCACCGCGAAGAGTTCGGCTTCAATTTCGACCCCAGTCACCTCATCTGGCAGGGCGTTGACCCTGTCGAATTCATCCGTTACTTCCCCGATCGTATTTATCATGCTCACATGAAAGATGCTTCGGTCACACTCAATGGTCGGACCGGAATTCTGACGAGCCACCTGCCGTTCGGCGATCAACGCAGAGGTTGGGACTTCCGCAGCGTCGGACGAGGCGGCGTGCGATTCGAAGAAATCATCCGCGCCTTGAACGACATCGGTTACGGCGGCCCGCTCTCCATTGAATGGGAAGACATGGGCATGAACCGTGATCAAGGTGCCCGCGAAGCCTGCCAGTTCACTAAGAACGTTGACTTCGCCCCCTCCGACATCGCCTTTGACGGCGCCTTCGGAGACTGA
- a CDS encoding carboxypeptidase-like regulatory domain-containing protein, producing MVQAFAHNIARLLFIIPLGIMLALSTVATCHAEDQQAGSIYGQLTNVRGHTIHTGHAVVFLCDAKSGIPLSPETRKVIDLDSGAAIRFDQYWHAVTGDTGGFQFKNVPVGTYRLVAQSWAGISGMPRAFPKSNRNDPGNEPSSLIILHGTAESVVVKANEKTVAYPRQWGEETLRIDTDPAESGNFLLISKYPPLGEGILGPTGWGQKFIAGVVGVTRMEDTQVTLIGLPKEGAIHVSLFNYDNSPGIGGHSFDLKSNQPSTLPIYAAWSNGKYEPPPRLEKLTRFLEENKVDVKQLTGYDPQNGLRKSLAHVWNTASNQVDVPGYGKATVMDLLAAERFARLKKYHRERGQLRSNKPAPAIPADDVPADQK from the coding sequence ATGGTTCAGGCTTTCGCTCACAACATAGCCCGTCTCCTGTTCATCATTCCCTTGGGAATCATGCTGGCGCTATCGACGGTTGCCACTTGTCATGCAGAGGATCAACAGGCGGGAAGCATTTACGGCCAATTAACCAACGTGCGCGGCCATACAATTCACACCGGCCATGCGGTCGTCTTTCTCTGTGATGCGAAAAGTGGGATCCCTCTTTCTCCGGAAACACGCAAGGTCATCGATCTCGACTCGGGGGCGGCGATTCGCTTTGATCAATATTGGCACGCGGTGACCGGCGATACCGGCGGCTTTCAATTCAAGAATGTCCCCGTCGGCACCTATCGGCTGGTGGCCCAGTCGTGGGCCGGGATCTCGGGAATGCCCCGCGCATTTCCCAAATCGAACCGAAACGACCCGGGTAATGAGCCGAGCTCGCTGATCATCCTGCATGGCACAGCCGAGTCGGTCGTAGTTAAAGCGAATGAGAAGACGGTGGCCTATCCACGACAGTGGGGCGAAGAGACATTACGCATCGACACCGACCCGGCGGAGTCAGGCAACTTTCTGTTGATCAGCAAATATCCCCCACTGGGTGAAGGGATACTGGGGCCGACTGGCTGGGGGCAGAAGTTTATCGCCGGCGTCGTTGGTGTAACGAGAATGGAAGACACGCAGGTCACGCTCATCGGCTTGCCCAAAGAAGGAGCGATTCATGTTTCGTTATTCAACTACGACAACAGCCCCGGCATAGGCGGTCATTCGTTCGACCTCAAATCCAACCAGCCGTCGACACTGCCAATCTACGCAGCATGGAGCAACGGTAAATATGAGCCGCCCCCACGACTGGAAAAACTGACGCGGTTCCTGGAAGAAAACAAAGTAGATGTAAAACAGTTGACCGGCTACGATCCCCAGAACGGACTGAGAAAAAGCTTGGCGCATGTGTGGAACACCGCTTCCAATCAGGTAGACGTACCCGGCTACGGCAAAGCCACTGTGATGGATCTACTGGCCGCAGAACGATTCGCAAGGCTCAAAAAATATCACCGGGAACGCGGCCAGCTCCGTTCCAATAAACCAGCCCCAGCAATTCCCGCAGACGATGTCCCCGCCGATCAGAAATAA
- a CDS encoding acetolactate decarboxylase, with protein MNRPTLVSCFVFFAATIGGLTGLIAEETDSPNFVQYGKMHEVIGQQQHQGRVNFEELIKKPHFYGVGALESLAGEATIFDGRVTLTKVKPDSALSPEKLSSKTQAALLVGAYVKNWSEHPLTKTVPSDDLNSLIEQTANQAGLKTDQPFLFVIKGDFQSVQFHVINGACPLRARMRKEVLPKDKRPYEANLPKVSGKLVGVFAKDAVGNITHPGTSVHMHLLFKDSQSGNLRTGHVEKVTIQPGAKLLLPE; from the coding sequence ATGAATCGTCCAACACTTGTCAGCTGTTTTGTATTTTTCGCAGCAACAATTGGCGGCCTCACAGGACTGATTGCTGAAGAGACGGATTCACCCAACTTCGTCCAGTACGGCAAGATGCATGAAGTCATCGGCCAACAGCAGCATCAGGGCCGCGTCAACTTTGAGGAACTGATTAAGAAACCACACTTCTATGGCGTGGGTGCGTTGGAATCGCTGGCAGGCGAAGCAACGATTTTTGATGGCAGGGTCACGCTCACGAAAGTCAAGCCGGACAGTGCACTCAGTCCGGAAAAACTGTCGTCAAAAACACAAGCCGCCCTGCTGGTCGGCGCCTATGTGAAAAACTGGTCAGAGCACCCGCTCACGAAAACGGTTCCCTCGGACGATCTCAATTCACTGATCGAACAGACCGCGAATCAAGCGGGACTGAAAACGGATCAGCCGTTTCTGTTCGTGATCAAAGGCGATTTTCAAAGTGTCCAGTTCCATGTCATCAACGGCGCCTGCCCATTACGAGCCCGTATGCGCAAAGAGGTACTCCCCAAAGACAAACGACCTTATGAAGCAAACCTGCCCAAAGTCAGCGGCAAACTGGTCGGCGTCTTTGCCAAAGATGCCGTCGGCAACATCACTCACCCTGGTACTTCAGTCCACATGCATCTGCTCTTTAAAGATTCGCAAAGTGGAAATCTGAGAACAGGCCATGTTGAGAAAGTGACAATCCAACCCGGAGCGAAACTGCTGCTGCCTGAGTGA
- the purE gene encoding 5-(carboxyamino)imidazole ribonucleotide mutase, translating into MSDKSPPLVGVIMGSQSDWDTMKEAAAILEQFGVAHECRVVSAHRTPDWMNEYAKEAEARGLEVIIAGAGGAAHLPGMVASQTVLPVLGVPVKSRALQGLDSLLSIVQMPGGVPVGTLAIGESGAKNAALLAIRILGNSRPELRKQMHDFCQNQTDTVLDNSEL; encoded by the coding sequence ATGTCAGACAAAAGTCCCCCGCTGGTGGGCGTGATCATGGGAAGTCAATCCGACTGGGATACGATGAAAGAGGCGGCTGCGATCCTGGAACAGTTTGGCGTCGCACATGAGTGCCGCGTAGTCTCGGCACATCGGACTCCCGACTGGATGAACGAATACGCCAAAGAGGCGGAAGCACGGGGGCTGGAAGTGATCATCGCAGGCGCCGGCGGTGCCGCCCATCTGCCGGGCATGGTCGCCTCGCAGACAGTGCTGCCCGTACTGGGTGTGCCGGTCAAAAGCCGGGCGCTGCAGGGACTGGATTCGCTGCTCTCGATCGTGCAGATGCCGGGAGGCGTGCCGGTGGGAACGCTGGCGATTGGAGAATCGGGGGCGAAGAACGCGGCCCTATTGGCGATTCGTATTCTCGGTAATTCCCGTCCCGAATTGCGAAAACAGATGCACGATTTCTGTCAAAATCAGACCGACACCGTACTGGATAATTCCGAATTATGA
- a CDS encoding peroxiredoxin family protein — MLTIKTVGRFFLFSLVLSILMLNAEVHAAKDSAKPAVGDKARDFELPNLKGQKIKLSDQLKKGPVVLLVLRGYPGYQCPVCTRQVGQFIANAAKLKTANATVIMVYPGPSKELVKRADEFIRNQSLPDHFQFLIDPDYTFTNAYHLRWDAKRETAYPSTFVIGKDGKIKYAKISMTHGGRANAKAVLKALGE, encoded by the coding sequence ATGCTTACGATCAAAACCGTAGGGCGTTTTTTCCTTTTCTCACTGGTCCTTTCAATATTGATGCTCAACGCGGAAGTACATGCAGCGAAAGATTCTGCAAAACCTGCCGTAGGAGACAAGGCCAGAGATTTTGAGCTACCGAACCTGAAGGGGCAGAAGATCAAGCTTTCGGATCAGTTGAAAAAAGGTCCTGTTGTGCTGCTGGTGCTGCGGGGATATCCGGGTTATCAATGCCCTGTCTGTACGCGACAGGTGGGACAGTTCATAGCGAATGCCGCGAAACTGAAGACGGCGAATGCAACGGTGATCATGGTCTATCCCGGCCCATCAAAAGAACTGGTAAAACGGGCCGATGAATTCATTCGCAACCAGAGTCTGCCGGACCATTTTCAGTTTCTGATTGATCCGGATTACACATTCACGAACGCCTACCATCTGCGGTGGGATGCCAAACGTGAGACCGCGTATCCGTCCACGTTCGTGATCGGCAAAGATGGTAAGATCAAATATGCGAAAATCAGCATGACGCACGGCGGCCGGGCAAATGCGAAAGCGGTTTTGAAAGCGCTGGGTGAGTGA
- a CDS encoding ATP-grasp domain-containing protein codes for MRAYVQQGQKGDPNYLNLERIAYTFWERGYEMLRFDYPELCEGALDRGLLTYPDETIVAGGVGTIREAIKRANRSLPDLQELPDCLEPWIGRKHWTSTLDEVRQPFEKEVPTQPVHVKPLHEHKRFTGTVFKEFRDLIPSATVDGATEVLVQEVVEFVSEWRAYLFRGRIKTVANYQGDPLAFPDPARMQAALDAFENCPIACSMDWGITSTGETLLVEVNDCYALGNYGVDMYIYTAMIEARWREIMGLEDNGIGVLL; via the coding sequence ATGCGTGCTTACGTGCAACAGGGACAGAAAGGTGATCCGAATTATCTGAATCTGGAACGGATTGCGTATACCTTCTGGGAACGGGGTTATGAGATGCTGCGCTTCGATTACCCTGAACTCTGTGAAGGGGCTCTGGATCGTGGACTCCTGACGTATCCTGATGAAACGATTGTTGCGGGCGGCGTGGGAACCATACGTGAAGCGATCAAACGGGCGAACCGATCTCTGCCTGATTTACAGGAACTGCCGGACTGTCTGGAGCCGTGGATTGGTCGTAAGCACTGGACATCCACTCTGGATGAGGTGCGTCAGCCGTTCGAGAAAGAAGTGCCTACACAACCAGTCCACGTGAAGCCTCTGCACGAACACAAACGATTCACGGGAACTGTTTTCAAGGAATTCCGCGACCTGATTCCCTCTGCAACGGTTGATGGTGCGACGGAAGTCCTGGTGCAGGAAGTGGTCGAATTTGTCTCGGAGTGGCGGGCGTATCTCTTTCGTGGACGCATCAAAACGGTTGCGAATTATCAAGGCGATCCGCTGGCGTTCCCCGACCCGGCTCGGATGCAGGCGGCTCTGGACGCATTCGAAAACTGCCCCATCGCCTGCAGTATGGACTGGGGAATCACTTCTACTGGTGAAACCCTGCTGGTGGAAGTGAATGACTGCTATGCCTTAGGAAACTACGGCGTCGATATGTATATTTACACGGCGATGATCGAAGCCCGCTGGCGAGAAATCATGGGGCTTGAAGACAACGGAATTGGTGTCCTGCTCTAA
- a CDS encoding DinB family protein produces the protein MTNDLKIDPITASDSEIGRWLWGLEEVRKRTLRLVSDSDQRLLDWRGADGGENSIGSLLYHIAIVEMSWLYLDLLQQEFPPEVSELFPIPMADEAGKVSHVVGMSLADHIQRLKATREIALSIFQKMDCDEWRRLRPPVNDQPYEATPEWAVFHLIEHEAGHAFQISSLKARWNRFAK, from the coding sequence ATGACAAACGATTTGAAAATCGATCCAATAACAGCATCCGATTCGGAAATCGGTCGTTGGCTTTGGGGACTCGAAGAGGTCCGCAAACGCACGCTCCGCCTCGTCAGCGATAGCGATCAACGGTTACTCGACTGGCGGGGTGCGGATGGCGGCGAGAATTCCATCGGCTCATTGCTTTATCATATCGCGATTGTTGAAATGTCATGGCTCTATCTCGATCTTCTGCAGCAGGAATTTCCACCCGAAGTCAGCGAATTGTTTCCGATTCCGATGGCGGACGAAGCCGGCAAAGTCAGTCACGTGGTCGGTATGTCTCTCGCAGATCACATCCAGCGGCTCAAGGCGACGCGGGAAATCGCACTTTCGATTTTTCAAAAAATGGATTGCGATGAATGGCGGCGGCTCAGGCCTCCCGTGAATGATCAACCTTACGAGGCCACACCCGAATGGGCGGTCTTCCATCTCATTGAGCACGAGGCAGGGCACGCGTTTCAAATCTCCTCCCTCAAGGCACGCTGGAATCGCTTTGCGAAATGA
- a CDS encoding 5-(carboxyamino)imidazole ribonucleotide synthase: MSKLIAPGATLGMLGSGQLGRMFAIEARRLGYYVHVFSPETDTPTGQVADLEICGEYDDLDAVAQFAKKVDVISFEFENVLSETTETASKYAPVRPGANVLHVAQNRIREKSELRDAGIPVTPFAVVRSVDELHAAIEELGTPAVLKSATSGYDGKGQVKIDSPDEAEAAWQEVGADETILEAFIDYTCEISVVGVRGLDGEFAFYGPMKNDHANHILDISVFPSGLGDAVNKEAVEITRAVFEHLDVVGVLCVEFFLTAGQRLMLNEIAPRPHNSGHLTIDGHVSCQFEQQVRAICGLPLGSTASLKPAAMANLLGDHWEAGPPDWSALRQFPDVKVHLYGKRESRVGRKMGHLTVLAETSEAAVERIQQARAAIFHG; this comes from the coding sequence ATGAGTAAGTTGATCGCCCCCGGCGCCACGCTGGGTATGCTGGGCAGCGGCCAGTTGGGTCGGATGTTTGCCATCGAAGCCCGCCGCCTGGGTTATTACGTGCACGTGTTCTCGCCCGAGACTGATACGCCCACGGGTCAAGTTGCGGATCTCGAAATCTGTGGCGAGTATGATGACCTTGACGCCGTCGCGCAGTTCGCGAAAAAGGTGGATGTGATTTCGTTCGAGTTTGAGAACGTCCTTTCGGAGACGACGGAAACGGCATCGAAGTATGCCCCCGTGCGACCGGGGGCGAATGTGTTACACGTCGCACAGAACCGGATTCGCGAAAAGTCGGAATTGAGAGACGCGGGAATCCCAGTGACGCCGTTCGCGGTCGTGCGTTCGGTAGACGAGTTGCACGCGGCGATTGAGGAGTTAGGTACTCCCGCCGTGTTGAAGTCGGCCACCTCCGGCTATGACGGCAAGGGGCAGGTGAAGATCGATTCGCCCGATGAAGCGGAAGCCGCGTGGCAGGAAGTCGGCGCAGACGAAACGATTCTGGAAGCGTTTATCGATTACACGTGCGAAATTTCCGTCGTTGGCGTCCGTGGACTGGATGGTGAATTCGCGTTCTACGGGCCGATGAAGAACGACCATGCGAATCATATTCTTGACATTTCGGTCTTTCCCTCTGGTCTGGGTGACGCGGTCAACAAAGAAGCGGTAGAAATCACGCGGGCCGTGTTCGAGCATCTGGATGTGGTGGGCGTATTGTGCGTGGAGTTCTTTCTGACCGCCGGCCAGCGGTTGATGCTCAACGAGATCGCACCGCGGCCCCATAATTCGGGGCACCTGACAATCGACGGGCATGTGTCGTGTCAGTTCGAACAACAGGTGCGGGCGATTTGCGGGTTACCTTTGGGTTCGACGGCATCACTGAAGCCGGCCGCGATGGCGAATCTGCTGGGCGATCACTGGGAAGCGGGGCCGCCCGACTGGAGTGCGTTGCGACAGTTCCCCGATGTAAAAGTGCATCTCTACGGCAAACGGGAATCGCGAGTTGGTCGCAAGATGGGGCACCTGACGGTGCTGGCGGAGACGTCCGAAGCGGCGGTCGAACGCATTCAACAGGCGAGAGCCGCGATCTTTCACGGCTGA
- a CDS encoding 7-carboxy-7-deazaguanine synthase QueE produces the protein MLISEIFHSPQGEGKWIGVPSIFIRTSGCNLRCWFCDTPYTSWNPEGEKMSVDAIMEHIEQYDCEHVVVTGGEPMISHEIESLTLRLHTAGKVITIETAGTILADVHADLMSISPKLSNSIPVKDPDWAHRHDARRDQPTVIHELIKRHPYQIKFVVDRREDVSEIEDYLIRYPEINREQVYLMPQGTTAEMLAERMPWIEEVAKQLGCQVTRRMHIELWGNVRGK, from the coding sequence GTGCTGATCTCAGAAATCTTTCATTCTCCACAAGGCGAAGGCAAATGGATCGGGGTTCCCTCGATTTTCATTCGCACCAGCGGCTGTAATCTCCGCTGCTGGTTCTGTGACACGCCTTACACCTCCTGGAACCCGGAGGGAGAGAAGATGTCGGTCGATGCGATCATGGAACACATCGAACAATACGATTGTGAACACGTCGTAGTTACTGGCGGCGAGCCGATGATCAGTCACGAAATCGAATCCCTCACGCTCCGCCTGCATACCGCCGGTAAGGTCATCACCATCGAAACCGCGGGCACGATTCTGGCAGACGTCCACGCCGACCTGATGTCGATCAGCCCCAAACTCTCGAATTCGATCCCTGTCAAAGACCCGGATTGGGCGCATCGCCACGATGCCCGACGCGATCAGCCGACCGTCATTCATGAATTGATCAAACGCCATCCCTATCAGATTAAATTCGTCGTCGACCGTCGCGAAGACGTCAGCGAGATTGAGGATTATCTGATCCGCTACCCGGAAATCAACCGCGAACAGGTCTACCTGATGCCACAAGGCACCACGGCCGAGATGCTGGCCGAACGTATGCCCTGGATCGAAGAGGTCGCCAAACAACTGGGCTGTCAGGTCACGCGGCGGATGCACATTGAACTCTGGGGCAACGTGCGGGGAAAATAA
- a CDS encoding globin, with the protein MEAMTPKDQFLQSLDRCMENEDFIPAFYDRFLSTSEEIRDKFRHTNFEQQNKMLLRSLKLAAGATAGDPDSLKELRERARTHDRDHLDIEPPLYDVWLDAVIETVQEFDEEWDETVENTWRTILGYVISYMVKRY; encoded by the coding sequence ATGGAAGCGATGACGCCGAAAGATCAGTTTCTGCAAAGCCTGGACCGGTGCATGGAAAATGAAGACTTCATTCCCGCGTTTTATGATCGGTTTCTGTCAACATCCGAGGAAATCCGTGATAAGTTCCGTCATACGAATTTTGAGCAGCAGAACAAGATGCTGCTGCGCTCACTCAAATTAGCAGCCGGCGCCACCGCCGGCGATCCCGATTCACTGAAAGAACTCCGCGAACGCGCCCGCACGCACGACCGAGACCATCTGGATATTGAGCCCCCACTATACGATGTCTGGCTGGATGCGGTCATCGAAACAGTGCAAGAGTTCGACGAAGAATGGGACGAAACCGTTGAGAATACCTGGCGCACCATCCTCGGCTACGTCATCAGCTATATGGTCAAGCGGTACTGA
- a CDS encoding tetratricopeptide repeat protein, with translation MAETPEEVEDVFLNFLGDDPKSPRQIRTQMTKQIAKDKKSAKAWTARAWAHFELDDFDDAVADASKAIALCPESYLPWYVRGASYFCTGQTDEAEADLTEAIRLADSVKLFLEDAYRYRGGIRCDDKRTEEAIQDLNKCLKIRPDDSQAYGFRGIAYCRKQNYRKAIQDFEKAISLADDYPFPMSALAWLLATCPDKKIRDGDRALELAELANDLSGNEHLDDLAVAYAEVGDFKNAVKTQKRAIKQCQDPKEKTKFEKRLKLFESGQPHHALWGE, from the coding sequence ATGGCAGAGACTCCCGAGGAAGTGGAAGATGTGTTCCTGAATTTTCTGGGTGATGATCCCAAGTCACCCAGGCAGATTCGGACGCAGATGACGAAGCAGATCGCTAAGGACAAGAAGTCGGCCAAAGCCTGGACGGCGCGTGCTTGGGCGCATTTTGAGTTGGATGATTTCGACGATGCTGTCGCTGATGCTTCGAAGGCGATTGCCCTCTGTCCCGAGTCCTATCTTCCCTGGTACGTGCGCGGCGCGTCGTACTTTTGCACCGGGCAGACGGACGAAGCGGAAGCGGATTTGACCGAAGCAATTCGTCTGGCGGACAGTGTCAAACTGTTTCTGGAAGACGCCTATCGGTATCGCGGCGGGATTCGCTGTGATGACAAACGGACCGAAGAAGCGATTCAAGATTTGAACAAGTGTCTGAAAATACGCCCGGATGATTCGCAAGCGTACGGGTTTCGCGGCATCGCGTATTGTCGAAAACAGAACTATCGCAAAGCGATTCAGGACTTCGAAAAGGCGATTTCGCTGGCAGACGATTATCCGTTTCCCATGTCAGCACTGGCCTGGCTTCTGGCGACCTGCCCCGATAAGAAAATTCGCGATGGCGATCGCGCTTTGGAGTTAGCCGAACTGGCGAATGACCTTTCGGGAAACGAACACCTCGATGACCTGGCGGTGGCATATGCGGAAGTCGGCGACTTTAAAAATGCAGTGAAAACTCAGAAACGCGCGATCAAGCAGTGCCAGGACCCCAAGGAAAAAACCAAGTTCGAGAAACGCCTCAAACTGTTTGAATCCGGTCAGCCCCACCATGCGCTGTGGGGTGAGTAA